In a single window of the Pontibacter russatus genome:
- a CDS encoding TIGR02117 family protein, translated as MRRMLYKIITFFLLAVGTVAGAVVLFLLSAFLLSSFPVRSSFAQAPHAEEPVEIFVTSNGVHTDIVVPVATPYTDWREKVPLHHFANADSSYTHLSFGWGDREFYMKTPSWSDLTPGVALRAALWPTPTAMHVEYIASRLTPTKRQLPVLLTPEQYRQLVLYIDASFQKENGGYRHITGSGYTGQDTFYEAHGKFYILKNCNNWVNGGLKAAGVKAALWAPLPFAVMRHLR; from the coding sequence ATGCGGCGCATGCTATATAAAATCATCACTTTCTTCCTGTTGGCGGTGGGTACTGTGGCCGGAGCGGTGGTGCTATTTCTCCTTTCTGCCTTCCTGTTGAGCAGCTTCCCTGTGAGAAGCAGTTTCGCGCAGGCCCCTCACGCGGAGGAGCCGGTGGAGATTTTCGTTACCTCCAACGGCGTGCATACCGATATTGTGGTGCCGGTGGCCACGCCCTATACAGACTGGCGGGAGAAGGTGCCGCTGCACCACTTCGCCAACGCCGACAGCAGCTACACCCACCTTTCCTTTGGCTGGGGTGACCGCGAGTTTTATATGAAGACGCCTTCCTGGAGCGACCTGACACCGGGCGTGGCGCTTCGCGCCGCCCTTTGGCCCACCCCGACAGCCATGCACGTGGAATATATAGCCTCCCGCCTGACGCCCACCAAAAGGCAGCTGCCGGTGTTGCTCACGCCGGAGCAGTACAGGCAGCTGGTGCTATATATAGATGCTTCCTTTCAGAAGGAGAACGGCGGCTACCGCCACATCACTGGCTCCGGCTACACCGGTCAGGACACGTTTTACGAGGCGCACGGCAAATTCTATATCCTCAAAAACTGCAACAACTGGGTAAACGGGGGACTGAAGGCCGCAGGCGTGAAGGCGGCACTATGGGCCCCGCTCCCTTTTGCGGTGATGCGGCACCTGCGTTAA
- a CDS encoding M14 family metallopeptidase, whose amino-acid sequence MKNTLKRDLALLWMLLCAQVAVAQGQLQSPAQFLGYPLGGQFTTHSRILDYVDYLAAQAPNRMKVQPYGETYEGRPLVLAYIASEGNLPRLEQIRENNLRQAGLQPGQVQGDQPAVVWLSYNIHGNEAVSSEAVMQVLYDLLDPDNAQSKEWLQNTVVILDPVVNPDGRERYVQWYKQASNRGGNASPYAWEHYEPWPGGRPNHYYFDLNRDWAWQTQLESRQRLQVYNNWLPQVHADFHEMGAEAPYYFSPAARPFHESITPWQRQFQNTIGEYNREAFDKNNWLYFTRESFDLFYPSYGDTYPTYNGAIGMTYEQGGSGRAGLAYQKEDGDTLTLTERIAHHVAASRATIQATSEKADQLKQEFRKYYENNLNNPGGEYKTFVLRAENGTAGNLKALTEYLDRQGIRYGYASKSNTVKGYNYSNGKTENVRLAPQDVVISMYQPKSTLVKVLFEPNARLEDSLTYDITSWALPYAYGVQTYALKNRLEVNTPKPAAPAAAAISINKPYAYLARWTNLQDLKFLTALMQADVKVRQAEKPFATDGQQYGPGTLIITRTGNEAMGDKLDATVRQLAQEYGISLSATGTGFVSSGSDFGSGNVRYLRQPKVALLSGEGVSAYGFGEVWHFFEQQISYPVTVLNTSYFSTVPLHEFDVLILPTGSYTRVLDEETLGKVKDWVSAGGKLIAMESAAGFLAGKTGFNLKKKSKEEDSSKDKVKKAEDEDPYENLRTWGDRAREALQDEVQGSIFRVDLDKTHPLAFGYGDTYFALIRSTDTFSFLEDGWNVGVLKKDNYTTGFVGADTKSKLQDALILGTQELGHGQVVYLADNPLFRGFWHSGKLLFGNAVFLVGQ is encoded by the coding sequence ATGAAAAACACGCTAAAGCGAGACCTCGCTTTGCTATGGATGCTGCTGTGCGCGCAGGTGGCGGTGGCGCAGGGGCAATTACAGTCTCCCGCGCAGTTTCTGGGATACCCGCTCGGCGGGCAGTTTACCACCCACAGCCGCATACTGGATTACGTAGATTATCTGGCGGCGCAGGCCCCAAACCGCATGAAGGTGCAGCCTTACGGAGAGACCTATGAGGGCCGCCCGCTGGTGCTGGCCTACATCGCCTCTGAGGGAAATCTGCCGCGCCTGGAGCAAATCCGGGAGAACAACCTGCGCCAGGCGGGCCTGCAGCCCGGGCAGGTGCAGGGAGACCAGCCCGCTGTGGTATGGCTGAGCTACAACATCCACGGGAATGAGGCGGTGAGCTCTGAGGCGGTGATGCAGGTATTGTACGATTTGCTGGACCCGGACAACGCGCAGTCGAAGGAGTGGCTGCAGAACACGGTGGTGATATTGGACCCGGTGGTGAACCCCGACGGCCGGGAGCGCTACGTGCAGTGGTACAAGCAGGCCTCGAACCGGGGCGGAAACGCCTCGCCCTATGCCTGGGAGCACTACGAGCCGTGGCCGGGCGGCAGGCCGAACCACTATTACTTCGACCTGAACCGCGACTGGGCCTGGCAAACGCAGCTTGAGTCGAGGCAGCGCCTGCAGGTATATAACAATTGGCTGCCCCAGGTGCATGCCGATTTCCACGAAATGGGCGCCGAGGCGCCGTATTACTTCTCCCCGGCGGCCAGGCCCTTCCACGAGAGCATCACGCCCTGGCAGCGCCAGTTCCAGAACACCATCGGGGAGTATAACCGCGAGGCCTTCGACAAGAACAACTGGCTGTACTTCACCCGCGAGAGCTTCGACCTGTTTTACCCCAGCTACGGCGACACCTACCCCACTTACAACGGCGCCATCGGGATGACGTACGAGCAGGGCGGCTCCGGCAGGGCGGGGCTGGCTTACCAGAAAGAGGACGGCGACACGCTGACGCTGACAGAGCGCATCGCGCACCACGTGGCAGCCAGCCGCGCCACGATTCAGGCTACGTCCGAAAAAGCAGACCAATTGAAGCAGGAGTTCCGCAAGTATTACGAAAATAACCTGAACAACCCCGGCGGTGAGTACAAAACCTTTGTGCTGAGAGCGGAAAACGGAACCGCTGGCAACCTGAAGGCGCTGACGGAGTACCTCGACCGGCAAGGTATCCGATATGGCTATGCCAGCAAAAGCAACACCGTGAAGGGATACAACTACAGCAACGGCAAAACGGAGAACGTGCGGCTGGCCCCGCAGGATGTGGTCATCAGCATGTACCAGCCCAAGTCTACGCTGGTGAAGGTGCTGTTCGAGCCGAACGCCCGCCTCGAGGATTCCCTGACCTACGACATCACCTCCTGGGCCCTGCCCTATGCCTACGGCGTGCAGACCTACGCCCTGAAGAACCGCCTTGAGGTGAACACCCCTAAGCCTGCCGCTCCCGCAGCAGCCGCCATCAGCATCAACAAACCCTATGCATACCTGGCCCGCTGGACGAACCTGCAGGATTTAAAATTCCTGACGGCGCTGATGCAGGCGGACGTGAAGGTGCGGCAAGCCGAGAAACCTTTTGCAACAGACGGACAGCAGTACGGCCCCGGCACGCTCATCATCACCCGCACCGGGAACGAGGCGATGGGCGATAAACTGGATGCGACGGTTCGGCAACTGGCGCAGGAGTACGGCATCAGCCTGAGCGCCACCGGTACCGGTTTTGTGAGCAGCGGTTCCGACTTCGGCTCCGGTAACGTGCGGTACCTGAGGCAGCCGAAAGTGGCCCTTCTTTCAGGCGAGGGCGTATCTGCCTATGGCTTTGGGGAGGTGTGGCACTTCTTCGAACAGCAAATCAGCTACCCGGTCACGGTGCTCAACACGTCTTACTTCAGTACCGTGCCGCTCCACGAGTTTGACGTGCTCATTCTGCCCACCGGCTCCTATACCCGCGTGCTGGACGAAGAGACGCTCGGGAAAGTGAAGGACTGGGTCAGCGCCGGGGGCAAACTGATTGCCATGGAAAGCGCCGCCGGTTTCCTGGCCGGCAAAACAGGGTTCAACCTGAAAAAGAAAAGCAAGGAGGAGGACAGCAGCAAGGACAAAGTTAAGAAAGCCGAGGATGAAGACCCTTATGAAAACCTGCGCACCTGGGGCGACCGTGCGCGCGAGGCGCTGCAGGACGAGGTGCAGGGAAGCATCTTCCGGGTAGATCTGGACAAAACGCACCCGCTGGCTTTCGGCTACGGCGATACATACTTCGCCCTGATTCGCTCTACGGACACCTTCAGCTTCCTCGAAGACGGCTGGAATGTGGGCGTGCTCAAAAAGGATAATTACACGACCGGCTTCGTGGGGGCTGATACTAAGTCCAAACTGCAGGATGCCCTGATATTGGGCACGCAGGAATTGGGCCACGGCCAGGTGGTGTATCTGGCTGACAATCCCTTGTTCCGCGGGTTCTGGCATAGCGGCAAACTGCTGTTCGGCAACGCCGTGTTCCTGGTGGGGCAGTAA
- a CDS encoding outer membrane protein assembly factor BamB family protein — MPPTTPLIQKTMRQRYLLIGLGLLVLAAVGIAVYLTFVNRSPDNWMTHFEGVGTGSSPRMADLNQDGVLDVVMGAGGAENQPSDTAVIAMDGATGKLLWHVSGRNQVVGSPLFYDVTDDGVPDVFIGGRTAELMAVNGESGAVLWRFFPYDNSINPADSGIYNFYNPQLIPDQDGDGKEDLLISNGGDYTVKAHDPRRPAGKLLVVSSGNGSIIAEAEVPDGRETYMSVVKASLRNNGTEDVIFGTGGETIGGSLYRTTLADILEGDISDAVLLATGKNKGFVAPPALADLTGDGIYDIIVNAVNGRTLAINGATDSLLWSVALPGTEIYSTPAVGYFNGDEVPDVFTNYSIGVWPMIKRSTQRMIDGKTGEVLATDTAGIFSYASPVVADFNDDGYDDVLLSVNSLLRLNLYDHSKSHISQLMVFDFKEDITYQLGDTLLGSNVASTPWLGDMDGDGKLDIISSTIELNGQRNEIDLPTNLRVFHIKTPFPAKNITWGGYMGSHYDGVFRVERRVAKVSAK, encoded by the coding sequence ATGCCTCCCACCACCCCCCTCATCCAAAAGACAATGCGGCAGCGTTACCTGCTGATAGGCTTAGGTTTACTTGTGCTTGCGGCTGTGGGAATAGCCGTTTACCTCACCTTTGTCAACCGTAGTCCCGACAATTGGATGACGCATTTCGAGGGAGTGGGCACAGGCTCTTCACCACGAATGGCCGACCTGAACCAAGATGGTGTGCTGGATGTGGTGATGGGGGCGGGAGGGGCAGAGAATCAGCCCAGTGATACGGCTGTCATCGCCATGGACGGTGCTACCGGCAAACTGCTCTGGCACGTTTCGGGCCGTAACCAGGTGGTGGGATCCCCGCTGTTTTATGACGTGACAGATGACGGCGTGCCGGACGTGTTCATAGGCGGGCGCACGGCGGAGTTGATGGCAGTTAACGGGGAAAGCGGAGCGGTGCTGTGGCGGTTTTTCCCTTACGACAATTCCATCAACCCCGCCGACTCCGGCATCTACAACTTCTACAACCCGCAGCTCATCCCCGACCAGGACGGAGACGGAAAGGAAGACCTGCTGATATCCAACGGCGGCGATTATACCGTGAAAGCCCACGACCCCAGAAGGCCCGCCGGGAAACTGCTGGTGGTTAGCAGCGGTAACGGCAGCATCATCGCAGAAGCGGAGGTGCCGGACGGCAGGGAAACCTATATGTCGGTGGTGAAAGCGAGCCTGCGGAACAACGGAACCGAGGATGTGATTTTCGGAACGGGGGGAGAGACCATCGGCGGCAGCCTGTACCGGACAACTCTGGCGGACATACTCGAAGGCGACATTTCGGATGCGGTGCTGCTGGCCACCGGCAAAAATAAAGGTTTTGTTGCTCCGCCTGCCCTGGCCGACCTCACCGGGGACGGTATATATGACATCATCGTGAATGCAGTGAACGGCCGCACCCTGGCCATCAACGGGGCAACTGACTCGCTGCTGTGGAGCGTGGCGTTGCCAGGCACCGAGATATACTCCACGCCAGCCGTAGGTTATTTTAATGGGGACGAGGTGCCGGATGTTTTCACCAACTACAGCATCGGGGTGTGGCCCATGATCAAGCGCTCCACGCAGCGGATGATAGACGGCAAAACAGGGGAAGTGCTGGCGACGGACACAGCCGGGATTTTCTCCTACGCTTCGCCGGTGGTGGCTGATTTCAACGACGACGGTTACGATGATGTGCTGCTGAGCGTGAACAGCCTGCTCCGCCTGAACCTGTACGACCACAGCAAGAGCCACATCAGCCAGCTGATGGTTTTTGATTTTAAAGAGGATATAACCTATCAGCTAGGCGACACCCTGCTCGGCAGCAACGTGGCCAGCACGCCGTGGCTCGGAGACATGGACGGAGACGGCAAACTGGATATCATCTCCAGCACCATCGAGCTGAACGGGCAGCGCAACGAAATCGACCTGCCCACCAACCTGCGGGTGTTTCACATCAAAACGCCTTTCCCTGCGAAAAACATAACGTGGGGAGGTTATATGGGCAGCCACTACGACGGGGTTTTCCGTGTGGAAAGAAGAGTGGCCAAGGTATCTGCTAAGTAA
- a CDS encoding SLC13 family permease, with amino-acid sequence MPLTRRNIGLLLAPVLALLVWWLTPVLPYEARAVATIMAFCLVFWMTEVIPLSMTAFLGVLLAVLLGIADINTAFQNLGHPIILLFIGSFLLARSMTRHGLDKRIALYILSRPFFQKSLFRLFLGFSSISFLLSMWVSNSVTVAMLLPLMLGVTQLVCQPEQGRSPAVYFLLGIAYSASIGGISTIIGSPPNLIGVNYLEQQGITIDFLEWMLLALPIALTMYGLMVLYMHFFLRKCSYNQSTVQAYVAEHQQQQHKLKQGEKVTMSVFLVAVVLWLSPGVFNLLGLQEAYAFMSTYFAESTVAILAALLLFLIPPGRENNGEGTLTAPDLVKIDWDTILLFGGGMALGQLVVTAGLADVIGRSITTFVDPAQQMLLVFGLVTMVLLLTEVSSNTAIAITFVPIIIGVLQGLHLPLLYPVLGVVVACSFAFMLPIATPPNAIIYGSKQVPVGEMVRAGVFLNAIGSVVITFFVLLYIG; translated from the coding sequence ATGCCCCTGACGCGTAGAAACATAGGCCTGTTGCTGGCGCCGGTGCTGGCGTTGCTGGTGTGGTGGCTGACACCGGTTTTGCCGTATGAGGCGCGCGCGGTGGCCACCATCATGGCCTTCTGCCTCGTTTTCTGGATGACGGAGGTCATTCCCCTTTCCATGACGGCTTTTCTGGGGGTGCTGCTGGCGGTGCTGCTGGGCATCGCTGATATAAACACGGCTTTTCAGAACCTGGGCCACCCCATCATCCTGCTCTTCATCGGCAGTTTCCTGTTGGCCCGCTCCATGACGCGCCACGGCCTCGACAAGCGCATCGCTTTATATATCCTTTCACGCCCCTTTTTCCAGAAGAGCCTGTTCAGGCTGTTCCTGGGCTTCTCCTCCATTTCTTTCCTGCTCTCGATGTGGGTGAGCAACTCCGTGACGGTGGCCATGCTGCTGCCGCTGATGCTGGGCGTGACGCAACTGGTGTGCCAACCCGAGCAGGGGAGGAGCCCGGCCGTGTACTTCCTGCTAGGCATCGCCTACAGCGCCTCCATCGGGGGCATCAGCACCATCATCGGCTCACCGCCCAATTTGATAGGCGTCAATTATCTGGAGCAGCAGGGCATCACCATTGATTTTCTGGAGTGGATGCTGCTGGCGCTGCCCATCGCGCTGACCATGTACGGACTGATGGTGCTATACATGCACTTTTTTCTGAGGAAGTGCAGCTACAACCAAAGCACGGTGCAGGCCTATGTGGCCGAGCACCAGCAGCAGCAGCACAAACTGAAGCAGGGCGAAAAAGTGACGATGAGCGTGTTTTTGGTGGCAGTGGTGCTGTGGCTGTCGCCGGGTGTGTTTAACCTGTTGGGGCTGCAGGAGGCCTACGCGTTTATGAGCACCTACTTTGCCGAGAGCACCGTGGCCATCCTGGCAGCGCTGCTGCTTTTCCTGATTCCGCCGGGGCGGGAGAACAACGGCGAGGGAACCCTGACGGCACCCGACTTGGTGAAGATTGACTGGGACACGATTCTGCTCTTCGGCGGTGGCATGGCGCTGGGGCAACTGGTGGTTACCGCCGGCCTGGCCGACGTGATTGGCCGCAGCATCACCACCTTCGTGGACCCTGCGCAGCAAATGCTGCTGGTTTTTGGGCTGGTGACAATGGTCTTGCTGCTGACGGAGGTGAGTTCGAACACGGCGATCGCCATCACGTTTGTGCCCATTATCATCGGCGTGCTGCAGGGGCTGCATTTACCGTTGCTTTACCCGGTGCTTGGCGTGGTGGTGGCCTGCAGTTTTGCCTTTATGCTGCCTATCGCCACGCCTCCGAACGCCATCATATATGGGAGCAAGCAGGTGCCTGTCGGTGAGATGGTCCGGGCGGGCGTGTTCCTGAACGCTATCGGGAGCGTGGTGATTACCTTTTTTGTATTGCTCTATATAGGCTGA
- a CDS encoding ATP-grasp fold amidoligase family protein encodes MADAEAVRNSQMSASDALEKWQDVKNWQRKLSNKHNSREFAKMHGCRVPELYWRGREPKTTDFGALPETYVIRPTIGHSSGLVFLMDGPLNLMDQKTYTPESIRSTLQEALDQNPDLEFLVEEFLRDEKGEHRIPDDYKFYMFNGEVASIQVINRLGPSSGYTSCYDENWNLMPSVNTYYPQADYQQPPQCLQDMIAQARLLSKSYGIFARIDFYATDKGAVFGEFTPTPFKGKFFTPEAEKMFVDYWDKYCAGLV; translated from the coding sequence ATGGCTGACGCAGAGGCTGTTCGCAATTCGCAGATGTCTGCCAGTGATGCGCTGGAGAAGTGGCAGGACGTGAAGAACTGGCAGCGCAAGCTGAGCAACAAGCACAACTCGCGGGAGTTCGCCAAGATGCACGGCTGTCGGGTGCCGGAGCTGTACTGGCGGGGGAGGGAGCCTAAAACGACAGACTTTGGCGCCCTGCCCGAGACATATGTCATCCGGCCCACCATCGGGCACTCCTCCGGCCTGGTGTTCCTGATGGACGGGCCGCTGAACCTGATGGACCAGAAAACCTACACCCCCGAGAGCATCCGGAGCACATTGCAGGAGGCCCTTGACCAAAACCCGGATCTGGAGTTTCTGGTGGAGGAGTTCCTGCGGGACGAGAAGGGAGAGCACCGCATCCCAGACGATTATAAGTTCTACATGTTTAACGGGGAGGTGGCCAGCATCCAGGTCATCAACAGGCTGGGGCCCTCGAGCGGGTACACCAGCTGCTACGACGAGAACTGGAACCTTATGCCGAGCGTGAATACCTACTACCCACAGGCCGATTACCAGCAGCCACCGCAATGCCTGCAGGATATGATAGCGCAGGCGAGGCTGCTGAGCAAATCGTATGGTATATTTGCCAGAATTGACTTTTATGCCACAGACAAGGGTGCTGTGTTCGGAGAGTTCACGCCGACACCATTCAAAGGCAAATTCTTCACGCCTGAAGCCGAGAAGATGTTTGTAGACTACTGGGACAAATATTGCGCAGGATTGGTATAA
- the priA gene encoding replication restart helicase PriA has product MSELLNFNFPPEPATDRVTLFADVILPLPLPKLYTYRIPFEMNDEVLVGARVIVQFGAKKVLSCIVADIHENAPADYQAKYILDVLDDTPIVTGPQLKLFKWMADYYMCTLGEVINAALPSALKLSSESRIQLHPHYNPEEDEIIFAPQEEKIIFALQQNQALTFTEVGNLLQLRNYHKFIKSLIQKEAIIIYEQVSDKFAPKVVKKVRLTEHFVQEEGMLEELFNQLTPQPKQLDILLNYLQKVPVHQDIHLNYKGIEKSALTGNPHLSASSINTLIKKGVLEQFDQIVSRFPMDNEPQQLPMALSEHQLQAKDEILGLFKEKDTVLLHGVTGSGKTEVYIDLIKHALEGGGQVLYLLPEIALTAQIVTRLMKVFGEKLGVYHSKFSDNERAEVWQGILSGRFQVVVGVRSSIFLPFHSLSLVIVDEEHEASYKQYDPAPRYNARETSLVMANLQGAKTLLGSATPAIESYYNCKTGRWGLVTMSKRFGQAQMPEIELVNVREEQQRKTMHSHFSSKLLTAIEERLQRQEQVILFQNRRGYAPFISCDECSWIPKCKFCAVSLSYHKYNSELRCHYCGYHERMPHDCPACGATTLKSMGFGTEKVEDELKLLLPNAEVQRMDLDTTKKKNSYQQIIADFETGRTNVLVGTQMVTKGLDFENVSLVGILNADTIINFPDYRAHERAYQLFVQVSGRAGRKSKPGAVIIQTRDPMQPIFRKVRNNDYLSLYEHEIEERLRFGYPPFVRMIKITVKHAEEHITENAAIVLAKDLADRMGKQQVLGPEVPYIFKIRNLFLQEIHIKLPRENTNLKAAKGQIAQAIFNLRLLPDFKGIRVVADVDPV; this is encoded by the coding sequence TTGTCAGAGCTACTGAACTTCAACTTCCCCCCTGAGCCGGCCACGGACCGCGTCACGTTGTTTGCCGATGTGATCCTGCCGCTGCCGTTGCCCAAGCTATATACCTACCGCATCCCGTTCGAGATGAACGACGAGGTGCTGGTGGGCGCGCGCGTGATTGTGCAGTTCGGGGCGAAAAAGGTGCTGAGCTGCATTGTGGCCGACATACACGAAAACGCCCCCGCCGACTACCAGGCCAAGTACATACTGGACGTGCTCGACGACACGCCCATCGTGACCGGTCCACAGTTGAAGCTGTTCAAGTGGATGGCCGACTACTATATGTGCACGCTGGGCGAGGTGATCAACGCGGCGCTGCCGTCGGCCCTGAAGCTGAGCAGCGAGTCGCGGATACAATTGCACCCCCACTACAACCCCGAGGAGGACGAGATCATCTTTGCCCCGCAGGAGGAGAAAATCATCTTTGCGCTGCAGCAAAACCAGGCACTTACGTTTACCGAAGTCGGTAACCTGCTGCAGCTCCGCAACTACCACAAGTTCATCAAGTCGCTCATCCAGAAAGAGGCGATTATCATATATGAGCAGGTGAGCGACAAGTTCGCGCCGAAGGTGGTGAAGAAGGTGCGCCTGACCGAGCATTTTGTGCAGGAAGAAGGCATGCTGGAAGAGCTCTTCAACCAGCTCACACCGCAGCCCAAGCAACTCGACATCCTCCTGAACTACCTGCAGAAGGTGCCCGTGCACCAGGACATCCACCTGAACTACAAGGGCATTGAGAAAAGCGCGCTCACCGGCAACCCACACCTCTCCGCCTCCTCCATCAACACCCTGATCAAGAAAGGTGTGCTGGAGCAGTTCGACCAGATCGTGTCGCGCTTCCCGATGGACAACGAGCCGCAGCAACTGCCCATGGCGCTGTCGGAGCACCAGTTGCAGGCGAAGGACGAGATACTGGGGCTGTTCAAGGAGAAAGACACGGTGCTGCTGCACGGCGTGACGGGCAGCGGCAAAACCGAGGTATATATAGATCTGATCAAGCACGCGCTGGAAGGCGGAGGGCAGGTGCTGTACCTGCTGCCGGAAATCGCCCTCACCGCCCAGATCGTGACGCGCCTGATGAAGGTGTTCGGCGAGAAGCTGGGGGTATACCATTCTAAGTTCTCTGACAACGAGCGGGCCGAGGTGTGGCAGGGCATTCTGTCGGGGCGCTTCCAGGTGGTGGTGGGCGTGCGGTCGTCCATCTTCCTGCCTTTCCACAGCCTGTCGCTGGTGATCGTGGATGAGGAGCATGAGGCCAGCTACAAGCAATATGACCCGGCGCCGCGCTACAATGCCCGCGAAACCTCGCTGGTGATGGCCAACCTCCAGGGTGCGAAAACGCTGCTGGGCTCGGCCACGCCTGCCATCGAGAGTTACTACAACTGCAAGACCGGCCGCTGGGGCCTGGTGACCATGAGCAAGCGCTTCGGGCAGGCGCAAATGCCGGAGATCGAGCTGGTGAACGTACGGGAAGAACAGCAGCGCAAAACCATGCACAGTCACTTCTCAAGTAAGCTGCTCACAGCCATCGAAGAGCGGCTGCAGCGCCAGGAGCAGGTGATCCTGTTCCAGAACCGACGCGGCTATGCCCCTTTTATCTCCTGCGACGAGTGCTCCTGGATTCCTAAGTGCAAGTTCTGCGCCGTGAGCCTCTCCTACCACAAGTACAACAGCGAACTGCGCTGCCACTACTGCGGCTACCACGAGCGCATGCCCCACGACTGCCCCGCCTGCGGTGCCACCACCCTCAAAAGCATGGGCTTCGGCACAGAAAAGGTAGAGGACGAACTGAAGCTGCTGCTTCCCAACGCCGAGGTGCAGCGCATGGACCTGGACACTACCAAGAAAAAGAACAGCTACCAGCAGATTATCGCGGATTTTGAAACTGGCCGTACCAACGTGCTGGTGGGCACGCAGATGGTAACCAAAGGCCTTGACTTTGAGAACGTGAGCCTGGTAGGTATTCTAAACGCAGACACCATCATCAACTTCCCGGATTACAGGGCGCACGAGCGGGCGTACCAGCTGTTTGTGCAGGTAAGCGGGCGTGCCGGTCGCAAGAGCAAGCCCGGCGCTGTGATCATCCAGACCCGCGACCCCATGCAGCCGATCTTCCGGAAGGTGCGCAACAACGATTACCTGAGCCTGTACGAGCACGAGATTGAGGAGCGCCTGCGCTTCGGTTACCCGCCGTTTGTGCGCATGATCAAGATCACGGTGAAGCATGCCGAGGAGCATATAACGGAGAACGCCGCCATCGTGCTGGCCAAGGACCTGGCGGACCGCATGGGCAAGCAGCAGGTGCTGGGGCCGGAGGTACCCTATATCTTCAAAATCCGGAACCTGTTCCTGCAGGAGATCCACATTAAGCTGCCGCGCGAGAACACCAACCTGAAAGCAGCCAAAGGCCAGATCGCGCAGGCGATCTTCAACCTCCGGCTCCTCCCAGATTTTAAGGGCATCCGGGTAGTGGCGGATGTGGACCCGGTGTAG
- a CDS encoding thioredoxin family protein — protein sequence MKRAFSFTLLWVCFLLAYRANAQSGPDQQKWQHNYEEATKQAAAEHKPILMVFAGSDWCKPCIMLRREVWDTPEFRDYAKEHFVLLELDFPRFKKNQLPAEQKKDNEQLAERYNQEGVFPLVVLTDAQGQVLGKTGYQPGGPEKYISHLEQLLQHN from the coding sequence ATGAAACGTGCATTCTCTTTTACCCTGCTGTGGGTTTGCTTCTTACTGGCTTATCGCGCCAATGCCCAGTCCGGTCCTGATCAGCAAAAATGGCAACACAATTATGAGGAAGCAACCAAGCAGGCTGCGGCGGAACACAAGCCCATCCTGATGGTGTTTGCCGGCTCAGACTGGTGCAAGCCCTGCATCATGCTACGCAGAGAGGTTTGGGACACGCCCGAGTTCCGCGACTATGCCAAAGAGCACTTCGTGCTCCTGGAACTTGACTTTCCGCGCTTTAAGAAAAACCAGCTTCCGGCGGAACAGAAGAAAGATAATGAGCAATTGGCCGAACGGTACAACCAGGAAGGCGTCTTTCCGCTCGTTGTATTGACGGATGCGCAGGGGCAGGTGCTGGGGAAAACTGGTTACCAGCCGGGCGGCCCCGAAAAGTACATCTCGCACCTGGAGCAGCTCCTGCAGCACAATTAG